In Panicum virgatum strain AP13 chromosome 4N, P.virgatum_v5, whole genome shotgun sequence, a single window of DNA contains:
- the LOC120669708 gene encoding vacuolar protein sorting-associated protein 32 homolog 2-like produces MSGVFGRVFGKSKQQSQATALASLDKLNETLEMLEKKENLLVKKANLEVEKAKNFTKAKNKRAAIQCLKRKRLYEQQIEQLGNFQLRIHDQMIMLEAAKATTETVDALRTGASAMKAMHKSTNIDDVDKTMDEINDNMENMRQIQDLLSAPMGATADFDEDELEAELADLEGEELEAELLAPTTTAPTTAPVRVPTAQQSSRPSAQSSKTEDDELAALQAEMAM; encoded by the exons ATGTCGGGCGTGTTCGGCAGGGTGTTCGGGAAGTCCAAGCAGCAGAGCCAGGCCACCGCGCTGGCCTCTCTGGACAAGCTCAACGAG ACACttgaaatgttggaaaagaAGGAAAATTTGCTAGTGAAAAAGGCGAATCTTGAAGTAGAGAAGGCCAAGAATTTCACCAAAGCCAAGAATAAGAGAG CCGCAATACAGTGCTTGAAGAGGAAGAGGTTATATGAGCAACAAATTGAGCAGCTTGGAAATTTCCAGCTAAGGATACATGATCAG ATGATTATGCTAGAAGCCGCAAAAGCTACAACAGAGACTGTGGATGCATTGAGAACTGGAGCATCCGCAATGAAAGCTATGCACAAATCAAC aaatattgatgatgttgacaAAACCATGGATGAAATCAATGACAATATGGAGAACATGAGACAAATTCAGGATCTACTGTCAGCACCTATGGGCGCAACAGCTGATTTTGATGAG GATGAACTGGAAGCTGAACTTGCGGATCTGGAGGGGGAGGAGTTGGAGGCAGAGCTGCTTGCACCCACCACGACTGCTCCTACCACCGCTCCAGTGCGTGTGCCTACTGCACAGCAGTCCTCTCGGCCGTCGGCCCAGAGTAGTAAAACCGAAGATGATGAACTGGCAGCTCTACAAGCAGAAATGGCTATGTAA